One genomic region from Quercus robur chromosome 4, dhQueRobu3.1, whole genome shotgun sequence encodes:
- the LOC126724155 gene encoding uncharacterized protein LOC126724155 → MGVVIIDGSTVRDFVSDEAQFKKSVDERFAAFDLNNDGVLSRGELRKAFESMRLLETHFGIDVVTTPDQLSQLYDSIFEKFDCDRSGTVDVEEFRAEMKKIMLAIADGLGSCPIQMALEDGDESLLKKAADLEASKSNSKASS, encoded by the coding sequence ATGGGGGTGGTGATAATAGATGGATCAACGGTGCGTGACTTTGTGAGCGATGAGGCTCAGTTCAAGAAGAGCGTGGACGAGAGGTTTGCAGCTTTCGATCTCAACAACGATGGTGTTCTTTCGCGCGGCGAGCTCCGCAAGGCCTTTGAGTCCATGAGGCTCCTGGAGACCCACTTCGGCATCGATGTGGTGACCACTCCGGATCAGCTATCCCAGCTCTACGACTCCATATTCGAGAAGTTTGACTGTGATCGCAGTGGGACTGTGGATGTGGAGGAGTTCAGGGCAGAGATGAAGAAGATCATGCTTGCTATTGCTGATGGGCTAGGGTCCTGTCCCATTCAGATGGCTCTTGAAGATGGTGATGAAAGTTTGCTTAAAAAGGCTGCAGATCTTGAGGCTTCTAAGTCTAATTCTAAGGCCTCCTCCTAG
- the LOC126724156 gene encoding uncharacterized protein LOC126724156, whose product MNSTRCATDTRMAAGLPESEEEEEMQRQTYTYWCHECDMSVNLISLSLSHSQCPHCNSSDFLELMDSTIATTTTQQQDSYFLDNPTLLHRLFLLHHNEEDNINNNNHVDSSSLSTITISSSMLDSDPVLLCAICKDDLLLHSQAKQLPCSHLYHSQCILPWLSSHNSCPLCRFQLPTTTTAAAAATTGTLSFLDFLHDEVEQEQDWLGFTNTLRHIARRQTMVAAAAASGDQHLGLNDNDHNAHIILP is encoded by the coding sequence ATGAACAGCACCAGATGCGCCACCGACACCAGAATGGCTGCTGGGCTTCCTGAgagcgaagaagaagaagagatgcAAAGGCAAACATACACATACTGGTGCCATGAATGTGACATGAGCGTTAATttgatctctctttctctttcccaTTCCCAATGTCCTCACTGCAACAGTAGCGATTTCCTCGAGCTCATGGATTCCACCATAGCTACAACAACTACCCAACAACAAGACTCTTACTTTCTTGACAACCCCACCCTCCTCCACCGCCTTTTCCTCCTCCACCACAACGAAGAagacaacatcaacaacaacaaccacgtTGACTCCTCTTCTCTCTCCACCATCACCATCTCCTCATCCATGCTGGACTCGGACCCAGTCCTTCTCTGTGCCATTTGCAAGGACGACCTTCTCCTCCACTCTCAAGCCAAGCAGCTCCCTTGCTCCCATCTCTACCATTCTCAATGCATTCTCCCCTGGCTCTCTTCCCACAACTCCTGCCCTCTCTGCCGCTTCCAACTCCCCACTACCaccaccgccgccgccgccgccactACCGGGACACTCTCCTTTCTTGATTTCCTCCATGATGAGGTGGAGCAGGAACAGGATTGGCTTGGCTTTACCAACACTCTCAGGCACATTGCCCGCAGACAAACCAtggttgctgctgctgctgcttctGGTGATCAACATTTGGGCCTTAATGACaatgaccacaatgctcatatCATTCTACCTTAA